One stretch of Streptomyces sp. 135 DNA includes these proteins:
- a CDS encoding ABC transporter permease — protein sequence MTAVLGAAAAPRSGGTRQLAGTGALLRLALRRDRVMTPIWIVVVAGLVLAMPGSLESVYATAAERADAMESMNANSSMRAMYGPVYGDSLGALTAWRIGCFAGILAAVMSLVIVVRHTREEEETGRQEMLSASMVGRRAPLTAALLAAFVANAGAGLLIAVGLAGRGAAGALALGLGVAGTGMVFAGVAAVAAQLTQSARLAKGLTAAVLGTAYVLRAAGDSGDTGGTGDTAGSSAATWLSPLGWQQNLRAFTGERWWVLALVGAVIVVQGLAAYELAGRRDVGMSFLPTRPGPARGRLATAGALALRLQRGSVAGWTAGFLLAGLVFGQMASGAADIVGDNENTRDIFERMGGQSGLTDAFLATLAGLFGMVAGLYVVASVLRLHGEETSQRAEPVLAGAVGRLRWAAGHLVIAFGGTVLLMAVCGLGMAVGHGEDMGAVLGACLAQLPAIWVLGGLAVLLVGAYPKAAVASWAVVGTCLAIGWIGPALDLPQAVMNLSPFGHLPKLPGTAMSWPPLLTLTLLAVVLTAGGLAGLRRRDMIT from the coding sequence ATGACCGCCGTCCTCGGCGCCGCCGCCGCACCCCGGAGCGGCGGGACGCGGCAACTCGCGGGCACCGGCGCCCTGCTGAGGCTCGCGCTGCGCCGCGACCGGGTCATGACGCCTATCTGGATCGTGGTCGTCGCCGGGCTGGTCCTGGCGATGCCGGGCTCCCTGGAGAGCGTCTACGCCACGGCCGCCGAGCGCGCCGACGCCATGGAGTCGATGAACGCCAACTCCTCGATGCGGGCGATGTACGGGCCCGTGTACGGCGACTCCCTCGGTGCCCTCACGGCCTGGCGCATCGGCTGCTTCGCGGGCATCCTCGCCGCCGTCATGAGCCTCGTCATCGTCGTACGGCACACCCGGGAGGAGGAGGAGACGGGGCGCCAGGAGATGCTCTCCGCGTCCATGGTGGGGCGGCGGGCGCCGCTCACCGCGGCCCTGCTCGCCGCGTTCGTCGCCAACGCCGGGGCCGGGCTGCTCATCGCCGTCGGTCTGGCAGGGCGGGGCGCGGCCGGGGCGCTCGCGCTCGGTCTCGGCGTCGCGGGCACCGGCATGGTCTTCGCGGGCGTGGCGGCCGTCGCCGCGCAGCTCACGCAGAGCGCGCGGCTCGCCAAGGGGCTGACGGCGGCGGTCCTCGGCACGGCCTACGTCCTGCGGGCCGCCGGCGATTCGGGAGACACGGGGGGCACGGGGGACACGGCCGGTTCGTCCGCCGCGACCTGGCTCTCGCCGCTCGGCTGGCAGCAGAACCTGCGGGCCTTCACGGGCGAGCGCTGGTGGGTGCTCGCGCTCGTCGGCGCCGTGATCGTGGTGCAGGGGCTGGCCGCGTACGAACTGGCGGGGCGCCGTGACGTCGGGATGAGCTTCCTGCCGACGCGGCCCGGTCCCGCGCGGGGACGTCTCGCCACGGCCGGCGCGCTCGCCCTGCGGCTCCAGCGGGGCAGTGTGGCCGGCTGGACGGCGGGCTTCCTGCTCGCCGGGCTCGTCTTCGGGCAGATGGCGTCCGGCGCGGCCGACATCGTCGGCGACAACGAGAACACCCGCGACATCTTCGAGCGGATGGGCGGCCAGTCCGGCCTGACGGACGCCTTCCTCGCCACGCTGGCCGGCCTCTTCGGCATGGTCGCCGGGCTGTACGTGGTGGCGTCCGTGCTGCGGCTGCACGGCGAGGAGACCTCGCAGCGCGCCGAGCCGGTCCTCGCGGGCGCGGTGGGGCGGCTGCGGTGGGCGGCCGGTCATCTGGTGATCGCCTTCGGCGGGACGGTGCTCCTGATGGCGGTCTGCGGCCTCGGCATGGCTGTCGGCCACGGCGAGGACATGGGCGCCGTGCTGGGCGCGTGCCTGGCGCAGCTGCCCGCGATCTGGGTCCTCGGCGGCCTCGCGGTGCTGCTCGTGGGGGCGTACCCGAAGGCGGCGGTGGCTTCCTGGGCCGTGGTCGGGACCTGCCTCGCGATCGGCTGGATCGGCCCGGCACTCGACCTGCCCCAGGCGGTCATGAACCTCTCCCCCTTCGGCCACCTCCCGAAGCTGCCGGGCACCGCGATGTCCTGGCCCCCACTGCTCACGCTCACGCTGCTGGCGGTGGTACTGACTGCCGGGGGCCTGGCGGGGCTGCGCCGCAGGGACATGATCACCTGA
- a CDS encoding helix-turn-helix domain-containing protein, with the protein MTSEDAARERERTRGDGSAGDAEARTKADAEVVSRFVEQFASQLVEAGMARMPSRVFAALLASDSGALTAAELGDRLRVSPAAVSGAVRYLTQQHMVSREREPGTRRDLFRVHSNQWYEALGSRDAVLKRWENALREGVAGLGADTPAGRRLAETLAFFEFLEVELAEMMDRWRAHRKALFDHG; encoded by the coding sequence ATGACGAGCGAGGACGCCGCGCGCGAGCGGGAACGGACGCGGGGCGACGGGAGCGCCGGGGACGCGGAGGCCAGGACAAAGGCTGACGCGGAGGTCGTCTCCCGGTTCGTCGAGCAGTTCGCCTCGCAGCTCGTCGAGGCGGGCATGGCGCGGATGCCGTCCCGCGTCTTCGCCGCCCTGCTCGCCTCCGACTCGGGCGCCCTCACCGCGGCCGAGCTCGGCGACCGGCTGCGGGTCAGCCCCGCCGCCGTCTCCGGCGCCGTGCGCTACCTGACGCAGCAGCACATGGTCTCCCGCGAGCGGGAGCCCGGGACGCGGCGCGACCTCTTCCGGGTGCACAGCAACCAGTGGTACGAGGCGCTGGGCAGCCGTGACGCGGTCCTCAAGCGCTGGGAGAACGCGCTGCGGGAGGGCGTGGCCGGCCTCGGCGCGGACACCCCGGCGGGGCGGCGGCTCGCGGAGACGCTGGCGTTCTTCGAGTTCCTCGAAGTCGAACTGGCCGAGATGATGGACCGCTGGCGGGCCCACCGAAAGGCCCTGTTCGACCACGGCTGA
- a CDS encoding cytochrome P450 has translation MTPAPFDPSEIFTPAAPEFVADPYPAYARLRAAGRAHYNAPTDQWLIPHHADVRALLRDRRLGRTYLHRFTHEEFGRPAPPPEHEPFHVLNDNGMLDLEAPTHTRIRRLVAKAFTPRTVEELRPYVEDLADSLVRGLVADGGGDLAARVAEPLPVAVIAQMLGIPESDRPLLRPWSAAICGMYELNPSEETAARAVTASLEFSAYLRELIAARRAKPGDDLISGLIAAYEDGQSLSEQEMISTCVLLLNAGHEATVNATVNGWYALLRHPDQLAALRADPDRLVPTAVEELLRYDTPLQLFERWVLDEIEIGGTVIPRGSELALLFGSANHDPAVFVRPGELDLARRDNPHVSFSAGIHYCIGAPLARVELAASMRALLRWAPALRLAGEPQRTPGFVIRGFRELCVEV, from the coding sequence ATGACGCCCGCACCCTTCGACCCCTCCGAGATCTTCACCCCCGCCGCACCGGAGTTCGTGGCCGACCCCTACCCCGCGTACGCCCGACTCCGCGCGGCGGGCCGCGCCCACTACAACGCGCCCACCGACCAGTGGCTGATCCCGCACCACGCGGACGTCCGCGCCCTGCTGCGCGACCGCCGCCTCGGCCGCACCTATCTCCACCGCTTCACCCACGAGGAGTTCGGCCGCCCGGCCCCGCCGCCCGAGCACGAGCCGTTCCACGTCCTCAACGACAACGGCATGCTCGACCTGGAGGCACCCACGCACACCCGCATCCGCCGCCTCGTCGCCAAAGCCTTCACACCGCGTACGGTCGAGGAACTACGCCCTTACGTGGAGGATTTGGCGGACAGCCTGGTGCGAGGCCTGGTGGCGGACGGAGGCGGGGACCTCGCCGCGCGCGTCGCCGAACCGCTGCCGGTGGCGGTGATCGCCCAGATGCTGGGCATCCCGGAGAGCGACCGGCCGCTGCTGCGGCCCTGGTCGGCGGCGATCTGCGGGATGTACGAGCTGAACCCGTCCGAGGAGACGGCGGCCCGAGCGGTCACCGCATCGCTCGAATTCTCCGCCTACCTACGGGAGTTGATCGCCGCCCGGCGGGCGAAGCCGGGGGACGACCTGATCTCGGGCCTGATCGCCGCCTACGAGGACGGGCAGTCGCTCAGCGAGCAGGAGATGATCTCCACCTGTGTGCTGCTCCTGAACGCGGGGCACGAGGCGACCGTGAACGCCACGGTGAACGGCTGGTACGCGCTGCTGCGCCACCCGGACCAGCTGGCCGCCCTGCGCGCCGATCCGGACCGGCTTGTTCCCACGGCCGTGGAGGAGCTGCTGCGCTACGACACGCCGCTCCAGCTCTTCGAACGGTGGGTCCTCGACGAGATCGAGATCGGCGGCACGGTGATTCCGCGCGGGTCGGAACTGGCCCTGCTCTTCGGCTCCGCCAACCATGACCCGGCGGTGTTCGTCCGCCCCGGCGAGCTGGACCTCGCCCGGCGCGACAACCCGCACGTCTCCTTCAGCGCGGGCATCCACTACTGCATCGGCGCGCCGCTGGCCCGCGTCGAACTGGCCGCGTCGATGCGGGCGTTGCTGCGGTGGGCGCCGGCGCTGCGGCTCGCGGGGGAGCCGCAGCGGACGCCGGGCTTCGTGATCCGGGGCTTCCGGGAGCTGTGCGTGGAGGTGTGA
- a CDS encoding diacylglycerol kinase family protein, with amino-acid sequence MSTRDQLLVVIDPVARRTDGESVRIARDVLGAGAAVRVCLPDGPEEFTKALARRGARRLVVIGDDRALLRAVQALHRERGLAGPALALIPVGAAQTLARTLGVPAGAVAAARAVLEGAERRLDLLVDESDGVVLGDLRVPPVDGGLPRPGDRAVASAASARIPGLSRASAADGHAWLRSCQSFVRTLATRPSRVAAAPVAGPSRLRVEADGVTLVDLDQPVEGVRVTAGHGGLAQVEVRPTSVGAEAAPLRVRARSVTVSGADFRYRADATVTGPVRTRTWTVHQGAWGLTLPR; translated from the coding sequence GTGTCGACTCGCGACCAGCTCCTAGTCGTCATCGACCCGGTCGCCCGGCGCACGGACGGTGAGTCGGTCCGGATCGCGAGGGACGTGCTCGGCGCGGGTGCGGCGGTGCGGGTGTGCCTGCCGGACGGACCCGAGGAGTTCACGAAAGCCCTGGCCAGGCGGGGTGCGCGCCGCCTCGTGGTGATCGGTGACGACCGGGCGCTGCTGCGGGCCGTGCAGGCGCTGCACCGGGAGCGGGGGCTGGCCGGGCCCGCGCTCGCCCTGATCCCCGTGGGCGCCGCGCAGACGCTCGCGCGCACGCTCGGCGTGCCCGCCGGGGCGGTCGCGGCGGCCCGTGCGGTCCTCGAAGGGGCCGAGCGGCGGCTCGATCTGCTGGTGGACGAGAGCGACGGGGTGGTGCTCGGCGACCTCCGGGTCCCGCCGGTGGACGGGGGGCTGCCGAGGCCGGGGGACCGGGCGGTCGCCTCCGCCGCGTCCGCCCGGATCCCGGGTCTTTCCCGTGCCTCCGCCGCCGACGGGCACGCGTGGCTGCGGTCCTGCCAGTCGTTCGTACGCACCCTGGCCACGCGCCCCTCGCGGGTGGCGGCGGCGCCGGTGGCGGGTCCTTCGCGGCTGCGGGTCGAGGCGGACGGCGTCACGCTGGTCGACCTGGACCAGCCGGTGGAGGGCGTGCGCGTCACCGCGGGGCACGGCGGCCTCGCGCAGGTGGAGGTGCGGCCGACCTCGGTGGGCGCGGAGGCGGCGCCGCTGCGGGTGCGGGCGCGGAGCGTCACGGTCTCGGGGGCGGACTTCCGCTACCGCGCCGACGCGACGGTGACGGGGCCGGTCCGCACGAGGACCTGGACGGTCCACCAGGGGGCGTGGGGGCTGACCCTGCCCCGCTGA
- a CDS encoding ABC transporter ATP-binding protein — translation MAKAITVSGLHKSFGRTHALDGLDLAVETGEVHGFLGPNGSGKSTTIRVLLGLLRADSGAAQLLGRDPWRDAVDLHRRVAYVPGDVTLWRNLSGGEVIDLYGKLRGGLDRARRDDLVERFELDPTKKGRTYSKGNRQKVALVAAFASDVDLLILDEPTSGLDPLMEGVFQRCVAEERARGRTVLLSSHILSEVETLCDRVSIIRKGQTVESGSLAELRHLTRTSVHAELAGPPEGLADLPGVHQLVRRETEGGRGHRVELHVDTDRLDAVLKSLTASGIRSLTSTPPTLEELFLRHYQQDAADAAGTQEEAVAR, via the coding sequence ATGGCCAAGGCAATCACCGTCTCGGGACTCCACAAGTCGTTCGGCAGGACACACGCCCTGGACGGTCTCGACCTGGCGGTCGAGACCGGCGAGGTGCACGGCTTCCTCGGGCCCAACGGCTCCGGGAAGTCCACGACCATCCGCGTCCTGCTGGGCCTGCTCCGCGCCGACTCCGGAGCCGCCCAGCTGCTCGGCCGCGATCCCTGGCGCGACGCCGTGGACCTGCACCGCCGCGTCGCGTACGTCCCCGGTGACGTCACCCTGTGGCGCAACCTCTCCGGGGGCGAGGTCATCGATCTGTACGGGAAGCTGCGGGGCGGGCTCGACCGGGCCCGGCGCGACGACCTCGTCGAGCGGTTCGAACTCGACCCCACCAAGAAGGGCCGTACGTACTCCAAGGGCAACCGCCAGAAGGTCGCCCTCGTCGCCGCCTTCGCTTCCGACGTCGACCTGCTGATCCTCGACGAGCCCACCTCCGGGCTCGACCCGCTGATGGAGGGCGTCTTCCAGCGCTGCGTCGCCGAGGAACGCGCGCGCGGGCGGACCGTCCTGCTCTCCTCGCACATCCTCAGCGAGGTCGAGACGCTCTGCGACCGCGTCAGCATCATCAGGAAGGGACAGACCGTCGAGAGCGGTTCCCTCGCCGAGCTGCGCCATCTGACGCGGACCAGCGTCCACGCCGAACTCGCGGGGCCGCCCGAGGGCCTCGCGGACCTGCCGGGCGTCCACCAGCTCGTCCGGCGGGAGACCGAGGGCGGGCGGGGGCACCGGGTGGAGCTGCACGTCGACACGGACAGGCTCGACGCCGTGCTCAAGTCGCTCACCGCGTCCGGCATCCGCTCGCTGACCAGCACGCCGCCCACCCTGGAGGAGCTGTTCCTGCGGCACTACCAGCAGGACGCGGCGGACGCGGCCGGCACGCAGGAAGAGGCGGTGGCGCGATGA
- a CDS encoding adenylosuccinate synthase, translating into MPALVLLGAQWGDEGKGKATDLLGGSVDYVVRYQGGNNAGHTVVVGDQKYALHLLPSGILSPDCVPVIGNGVVVDPSVLLSELSGLNERGVDTSKLLISGNAHIITPYNVTVDKVTERFLGKRKIGTTGRGIGPTYADKINRTGIRVQDLYDESILQQKVEAALEIKNQLLTKLYNRRAIEAEQIIEQLLEHGENIKQYVADTTLILNNALDEDKVVLFEGGQGTLLDVDHGTYPFVTSSNPTAGGACTGTGVGPTKISRVIGILKAYTTRVGAGPFPTELFDQDGEDLRRIGGERGVTTGRDRRCGWFDAPIARYATRVNGLTDFFLTKLDVLTGWEQIPVCVAYEIDGKRVEELPYSQTDFHHAKPIYEMLPGWSEDITKAQTFSDLPKNAQGYVKALEEMSGAPISAIGVGPGRTETIEINSFV; encoded by the coding sequence GTGCCCGCACTTGTGCTGCTCGGTGCTCAGTGGGGTGACGAAGGCAAGGGAAAGGCCACTGACCTGCTCGGTGGCTCCGTGGACTATGTAGTGCGTTACCAGGGCGGCAACAACGCCGGCCACACGGTCGTCGTAGGCGACCAGAAGTACGCGCTGCATCTCCTCCCTTCCGGGATTCTCTCCCCGGACTGCGTCCCGGTCATCGGCAACGGAGTCGTCGTCGACCCGTCGGTCCTGCTCTCCGAGCTGAGCGGTCTGAACGAGCGCGGCGTCGACACGTCCAAGCTGCTGATCAGCGGTAACGCTCACATCATCACGCCGTACAACGTCACGGTCGACAAGGTCACCGAGCGCTTCCTCGGCAAGCGCAAGATCGGTACGACCGGCCGCGGCATCGGCCCGACCTACGCCGACAAGATCAACCGCACCGGCATCCGCGTACAGGACCTCTACGACGAGTCGATCCTTCAGCAGAAGGTCGAAGCGGCGCTGGAGATCAAGAACCAGCTGCTCACGAAGTTGTACAACCGCCGCGCGATCGAGGCGGAGCAGATCATCGAGCAGCTCCTCGAGCACGGCGAGAACATCAAGCAGTACGTCGCCGACACGACCCTGATCCTCAACAACGCGCTCGACGAGGACAAGGTCGTCCTGTTCGAGGGCGGTCAGGGCACGCTCCTGGACGTGGACCACGGCACGTACCCCTTCGTCACCTCCTCGAACCCGACCGCGGGCGGCGCCTGCACGGGTACGGGCGTGGGTCCGACGAAGATCAGCCGGGTCATCGGCATCCTCAAGGCGTACACGACCCGCGTCGGCGCCGGCCCGTTCCCGACCGAGCTGTTCGACCAGGACGGCGAGGACCTGCGCCGCATCGGCGGCGAGCGCGGTGTCACCACCGGCCGTGACCGCCGCTGCGGCTGGTTCGACGCCCCGATCGCCCGCTACGCGACCCGCGTGAACGGCCTGACGGACTTCTTCCTCACCAAGCTGGACGTCCTCACCGGCTGGGAGCAGATCCCGGTCTGCGTCGCGTACGAGATCGACGGCAAGCGCGTGGAGGAGCTCCCCTACTCGCAGACCGACTTCCACCACGCGAAGCCGATCTACGAGATGCTGCCGGGCTGGTCCGAGGACATCACCAAGGCCCAGAC
- a CDS encoding histidine kinase: MTDTTEQLKARGRKSPEFHLVREVLGGLREALFRDAFAYRLLPPRTTGGRTARLLPRAIRGYAVWARHALVVAAALITVFIAYQVGIGGNEAAYFLTGLVPAAAVLMTLVRPVGAFWVSLASTPLTAASGDVWDGWPWTPAAFFGHIVVIVVVAARTRPRTGLWMWLITAAYSLAAEGFIDDGYYGAGSDAPALLFFSALGLLVTTMAHVRREAQREVTVQRTVTAIERDKRTLLEERTTIARELHDVVAHHMSVVAIQAEAAPYRVENPPPELEQAFVTIRENAVSALTELRRVLGVVRAEDYEAPDAPQPTLADLDRLLDNVRDAGLTVDKAITGAVRELPQGVELSAYRIVQEALSNALRHAPGAPARVEVGYVLGGLGLRIVNGPATGLVKASPGAGHGITGMRERVTMLSGEMTAEPTPEGGYEVTVFLPVPLADRTDHSVQAGQAGEGRA, encoded by the coding sequence GTGACCGATACGACTGAGCAGCTCAAGGCCAGAGGCCGCAAGAGCCCCGAGTTCCACCTCGTGCGGGAGGTCCTCGGCGGCCTGCGCGAAGCGCTGTTCCGCGATGCCTTCGCCTACCGGCTGCTGCCTCCCAGGACGACGGGCGGGCGGACGGCCCGCCTCCTCCCGCGGGCGATACGCGGGTACGCCGTCTGGGCCCGGCACGCCCTGGTGGTGGCCGCGGCCCTGATCACCGTGTTCATCGCCTATCAGGTGGGCATCGGGGGCAACGAGGCCGCGTACTTCCTCACGGGCCTCGTCCCGGCCGCGGCCGTGCTGATGACACTCGTCAGGCCGGTCGGCGCGTTCTGGGTGTCGCTGGCCTCGACGCCGCTCACGGCGGCGTCCGGGGACGTCTGGGACGGCTGGCCCTGGACCCCCGCCGCCTTCTTCGGGCACATCGTGGTGATCGTCGTGGTCGCCGCCCGCACCCGCCCGCGCACCGGCCTGTGGATGTGGCTCATCACGGCGGCGTACTCCCTGGCCGCCGAAGGGTTCATCGACGACGGCTACTACGGGGCCGGCTCCGACGCCCCTGCGCTGCTGTTCTTCTCGGCGCTCGGGCTGCTCGTCACCACGATGGCGCACGTGCGCCGCGAGGCGCAGCGCGAGGTCACCGTGCAGCGCACCGTCACCGCCATCGAGCGCGACAAGCGCACGCTCCTGGAGGAGCGCACCACCATCGCCCGCGAACTGCACGACGTGGTCGCCCACCACATGTCCGTGGTCGCCATCCAGGCGGAGGCCGCGCCCTACCGCGTGGAGAACCCGCCGCCCGAGCTGGAGCAGGCGTTCGTCACGATCCGCGAGAACGCGGTGTCGGCGCTCACCGAGCTGCGCCGCGTCCTCGGTGTCGTACGGGCCGAGGACTACGAGGCACCGGACGCCCCGCAGCCCACCCTCGCCGACCTCGACCGGCTCCTGGACAACGTCCGTGACGCGGGCCTGACCGTCGACAAGGCGATCACCGGCGCCGTCCGCGAGCTGCCGCAGGGCGTCGAGCTGTCGGCGTACCGCATCGTGCAGGAGGCGCTCAGCAACGCCCTGCGCCACGCGCCCGGCGCCCCGGCCCGCGTCGAGGTCGGCTACGTCCTCGGCGGCCTCGGCCTGCGCATCGTCAACGGCCCCGCGACCGGCCTCGTCAAGGCCTCCCCGGGCGCGGGCCACGGCATCACCGGCATGCGGGAGCGCGTCACCATGCTGAGCGGCGAGATGACGGCGGAGCCGACCCCCGAGGGCGGCTACGAGGTCACCGTCTTCCTGCCGGTGCCGCTGGCCGACCGGACCGACCACTCGGTGCAGGCGGGGCAGGCGGGGGAGGGGCGCGCATGA
- a CDS encoding response regulator transcription factor gives MTIRVLIADDQMMVREGFSVLLNAMPDIEVVGEAVNGRQAVERVRELAPDVVLMDIRMPEMNGIEATREIVASDGVSKVLVLTTFDLDEYVYQALRAGASGFLLKDASARQLADGVRVVASGEALLAPTVTRRLITEFSRMAQTPRLSAAVQAQQYGELTERETEVLVLIAQGLSNAEIASHLVVAESTIKTHVSRVLVKLGLRDRTQAAVFAYEARLVTPG, from the coding sequence ATGACCATCCGCGTCCTCATCGCCGACGACCAGATGATGGTCCGCGAGGGATTCTCCGTCCTCCTCAACGCCATGCCCGACATCGAGGTCGTCGGCGAGGCGGTCAACGGCCGGCAGGCCGTCGAGCGGGTGCGCGAACTCGCCCCCGACGTGGTCCTGATGGACATCCGCATGCCCGAGATGAACGGCATCGAGGCGACCCGCGAGATCGTCGCGTCCGACGGTGTGTCGAAGGTGCTCGTCCTGACCACCTTCGATCTCGACGAGTACGTGTACCAGGCGCTGCGCGCGGGCGCCTCCGGGTTCCTCCTCAAGGACGCCTCCGCCCGCCAACTGGCGGACGGTGTACGGGTGGTGGCCTCGGGGGAGGCGCTCCTCGCGCCGACCGTGACGCGCCGCCTGATCACCGAGTTCTCCCGGATGGCTCAGACGCCGCGGCTCTCGGCGGCGGTCCAGGCGCAGCAGTACGGCGAGCTGACCGAGCGCGAGACGGAGGTTTTGGTGCTCATCGCGCAGGGCCTGTCGAACGCGGAGATCGCCTCCCACCTGGTGGTCGCCGAGTCCACGATCAAGACGCACGTGAGCCGGGTCCTGGTGAAGCTCGGTCTGCGCGACCGCACGCAGGCGGCGGTCTTCGCGTACGAGGCGAGACTGGTGACCCCGGGATGA